In the genome of Gloeotrichia echinulata CP02, one region contains:
- a CDS encoding rhodanese-related sulfurtransferase — protein MKPENILVVVALYKFVSLPDFTEMQDPLLSYCQTQGIKGTILLAPEGINGTIAGVRQAVDSVLYFLRSDPRLVDLEHKESYTDIPPFERMKVRLKSEIVTLGLPEVDPNEQVGTYVNPQEWNDLISDPEVTVIDTRNDYEINIGTFRRAQNPQTQSFREFPEYVRQNLDPNQHKKVAMFCTGGIRCEKASAFMLSQGFTEVYHLKGGILKYLEEVPAQESLWEGECFVFDERVAVRHGLESGSYQMCHSCGRPISPEDKASPKYEEGISCAYCFDSLTQEKRTRQQEKWRQLQLKMQREP, from the coding sequence ATGAAGCCAGAAAATATTTTAGTTGTGGTAGCTCTATATAAATTCGTCAGTTTGCCAGATTTTACCGAAATGCAAGACCCCTTGCTGTCTTACTGTCAAACACAAGGCATTAAGGGAACAATTCTCCTCGCACCCGAAGGAATTAACGGTACAATTGCAGGTGTTCGTCAGGCGGTGGACTCGGTTCTCTATTTCCTACGTTCTGACCCTCGGTTGGTAGACTTAGAACATAAAGAGTCTTATACTGATATTCCGCCCTTTGAACGGATGAAGGTGCGGCTAAAATCAGAAATTGTCACCTTGGGTTTACCAGAAGTTGACCCCAATGAGCAAGTTGGTACTTATGTCAATCCTCAAGAATGGAATGACCTGATTTCTGACCCTGAAGTCACCGTGATTGACACCCGCAACGATTATGAGATAAATATCGGTACTTTCAGAAGGGCGCAAAATCCCCAAACTCAATCATTCCGAGAATTTCCTGAATACGTGCGGCAAAATCTCGACCCGAATCAACATAAAAAAGTCGCCATGTTTTGTACTGGCGGTATTCGCTGCGAAAAAGCCTCAGCCTTCATGTTGTCCCAAGGCTTTACTGAAGTTTATCACCTCAAGGGCGGAATTCTCAAGTATTTAGAAGAAGTTCCCGCCCAAGAAAGTTTATGGGAAGGGGAATGTTTTGTCTTTGATGAACGGGTAGCTGTGCGTCACGGTTTGGAATCGGGTAGTTATCAGATGTGTCACAGTTGTGGACGACCGATTTCACCAGAAGATAAAGCCTCTCCCAAATATGAGGAAGGGATTTCTTGCGCTTACTGTTTTGACAGTTTGACCCAGGAGAAAAGAACCCGTCAGCAGGAAAAATGGCGTCAGTTACAGTTAAAAATGCAGCGTGAACCATAG
- a CDS encoding DUF938 domain-containing protein, which translates to MNITEDERKYAPATQRNREPILEILLQVLPANGTILEIASGTGEHAVFFAPRLSPRKWLPSDPNPELRASITAWAEYLPADNLYPPLELNAQERVWSVENTTLTESPIVAIVNINMIHISPWSACLGLMAGAGRILPPGGILYLYGPYKQGGEHSAPSNAAFDDSLRDQNAAWGVRNLEDVVSAAKAQNLSLVKTYQMPANNLSAVFQHN; encoded by the coding sequence ATGAACATAACCGAAGACGAGCGCAAATACGCACCCGCAACCCAACGCAATCGCGAACCGATTTTAGAGATCCTTTTACAAGTCTTACCCGCAAATGGTACTATCCTCGAAATAGCCAGTGGGACTGGTGAACACGCTGTATTTTTTGCCCCGCGCCTTAGTCCTCGTAAATGGCTACCTTCTGATCCAAATCCTGAATTACGCGCCAGTATTACTGCTTGGGCGGAATATTTACCTGCGGATAATCTTTATCCACCGCTGGAACTGAATGCTCAGGAGCGAGTTTGGTCAGTGGAAAACACCACCTTAACTGAATCACCCATTGTTGCCATAGTCAACATCAATATGATTCACATTTCCCCTTGGTCAGCCTGTTTAGGACTAATGGCTGGTGCTGGTAGAATTTTACCACCTGGTGGTATCCTCTATTTGTATGGACCTTACAAACAAGGTGGAGAACATAGCGCCCCCAGCAATGCCGCATTTGATGATTCTTTACGCGATCAAAATGCTGCGTGGGGTGTGCGGAATTTAGAAGATGTGGTGTCAGCAGCGAAAGCACAAAACCTTAGCTTGGTGAAAACTTACCAAATGCCAGCCAATAATCTTTCCGCAGTTTTCCAGCATAATTAA
- a CDS encoding VWA domain-containing protein, translating into MKKGQIKLDILTERPIVRNDAISELDLVIEVNSQQLTNELDRKKALNLCIVIDRSGSMSGEKLETAKKSCIDIYKQLDEKDLFTVVVFDDDAEVVVNPQVPKSEVIEKINKINTAGSTNLSLGWYLGLLELQTYMTENHNNRLFLLSDGQANQGETKVTILAQEASKSRELGITTSTIGIGDDFQEDILAAIATESGGRFWYIQESRIEYIINEEFKGAMSVIIDRPRIQLNLPKGVAISKKLNDLTKIGDNKYRVNRPIKGKDQFNFAVRVEVNPENTETNDLNLEAILFDGEESVVRTQTVVLIKSYQEYVSSKINPIVQSVVQQFQAILTNETLLEKMPESGLELMRKMLVEDVKGMRKVRDALEEQRKNERVMQEIIDNQRRLFGKENALLITEILENFRENQEFREFQEFQYFITRLRKFISSENQKGKMRLDNQVNFSDIDKFDEDFQVSILEEFIELADTLIQRFPDKANELLNYQRKIRENLARYQ; encoded by the coding sequence ATGAAAAAAGGTCAGATCAAGCTTGATATTTTAACGGAAAGACCAATAGTTAGAAATGATGCAATATCCGAGTTGGATCTTGTAATAGAAGTTAATTCTCAACAATTAACCAATGAACTCGACAGAAAAAAGGCTTTGAATCTATGCATCGTCATAGACAGAAGTGGGAGTATGAGCGGAGAAAAGCTAGAAACTGCTAAAAAAAGTTGCATTGATATCTATAAACAGTTAGACGAGAAGGATTTATTTACTGTCGTAGTATTTGATGACGATGCTGAGGTAGTTGTTAATCCTCAAGTTCCCAAATCTGAAGTTATCGAAAAAATAAATAAAATAAACACGGCTGGTTCAACTAACCTTTCATTAGGTTGGTATTTAGGTTTGCTGGAATTGCAAACTTACATGACTGAAAACCACAATAATAGACTCTTTCTCTTGTCTGATGGACAAGCAAATCAAGGCGAAACAAAAGTCACTATTTTAGCCCAAGAAGCCTCTAAATCAAGAGAGCTTGGGATTACTACATCGACTATTGGTATAGGAGATGACTTTCAAGAAGATATTTTAGCCGCAATAGCTACAGAGTCTGGTGGTAGATTTTGGTACATACAGGAATCACGGATTGAATACATTATCAATGAAGAGTTTAAAGGGGCTATGTCTGTTATTATAGACAGGCCAAGAATCCAGTTAAACCTTCCTAAAGGGGTAGCAATTAGTAAGAAATTAAACGATCTCACCAAGATAGGTGATAATAAATATCGAGTAAATAGACCTATTAAAGGTAAAGATCAATTCAATTTTGCTGTTCGAGTTGAGGTTAACCCAGAGAATACTGAAACAAATGATTTGAATTTGGAGGCTATCTTATTTGATGGTGAAGAAAGCGTTGTTCGGACTCAAACCGTAGTTCTTATTAAATCCTATCAAGAATATGTTTCTAGCAAGATAAATCCGATTGTTCAAAGTGTTGTTCAACAATTCCAAGCTATTCTTACAAATGAAACATTATTGGAAAAGATGCCAGAAAGTGGTTTGGAATTGATGAGAAAAATGCTTGTAGAAGATGTTAAGGGAATGCGGAAAGTAAGAGATGCTCTTGAAGAGCAGAGAAAAAATGAAAGAGTGATGCAAGAAATTATAGATAATCAGAGGCGATTATTCGGCAAAGAGAATGCACTATTGATTACTGAAATATTAGAAAACTTTAGAGAAAATCAAGAATTTCGAGAATTTCAAGAATTTCAATATTTTATAACACGATTGCGAAAATTTATTAGTTCTGAAAACCAAAAAGGGAAAATGAGATTGGATAATCAAGTAAATTTTAGTGATATAGACAAATTTGATGAAGATTTCCAAGTGTCTATACTAGAAGAATTTATTGAATTAGCGGATACTTTGATACAGAGATTTCCAGATAAGGCAAATGAGTTATTAAATTATCAGAGGAAAATTCGTGAGAACTTGGCGCGATATCAATAG
- a CDS encoding toll/interleukin-1 receptor domain-containing protein: protein MRTWRDINRHSWTFGKKLIVGYGGGIGAYKTSYAINQERGLILNGKISADLNISNCYSTGAGLICRADDFWTFLAFHTAPSANGGDFTLARISLFKQGVLSEIFASTEEVYLEDGFNQFSLEFFSGKVRGEIKTSRKIYELTYTCPHIPFPGYVGLVKFYGTGVSVKNVRIEKTELPFEEKLNRKMKNNFEYEVFICHSSQDKPFIIENIIPEFKRQGITYWFDAEQIKFGDPVTQKIEEGLQKSKYVMPCLSENLKQSGWTKGEYSAILNAEFSGNSERVTIPLKLENCKDNDIPLLLRDKKRVDYSNQVELAEFMKFLKS, encoded by the coding sequence GTGAGAACTTGGCGCGATATCAATAGACACTCTTGGACATTTGGAAAAAAGCTAATTGTAGGATATGGCGGTGGAATTGGTGCTTACAAAACCTCCTACGCCATTAACCAAGAGAGGGGGCTTATTCTAAATGGTAAAATTTCTGCTGATTTAAACATATCAAATTGTTACTCAACAGGTGCAGGACTAATCTGTCGAGCCGATGACTTTTGGACTTTCCTTGCCTTTCATACCGCACCTAGTGCTAATGGAGGTGATTTTACTTTAGCAAGAATTAGTCTATTTAAGCAAGGAGTGCTTTCTGAGATATTTGCTTCCACTGAGGAAGTATATTTGGAGGATGGCTTCAATCAATTTTCCTTAGAATTTTTTTCTGGTAAAGTCAGAGGTGAAATAAAAACTTCACGAAAAATCTACGAACTTACCTACACCTGTCCGCATATCCCATTTCCGGGATATGTAGGATTAGTCAAATTTTATGGAACTGGCGTTTCTGTAAAAAATGTAAGAATTGAAAAGACCGAACTTCCTTTTGAAGAAAAGCTTAATCGTAAAATGAAGAATAACTTTGAGTATGAAGTCTTTATCTGTCATTCATCTCAAGATAAGCCGTTTATTATAGAAAATATTATTCCAGAATTTAAACGACAAGGAATAACTTACTGGTTTGATGCAGAACAAATTAAGTTTGGAGATCCAGTCACTCAAAAAATAGAAGAGGGTTTACAAAAAAGCAAATATGTCATGCCATGTTTGAGCGAAAATCTCAAACAGTCTGGCTGGACAAAAGGAGAGTATAGCGCAATTCTCAATGCCGAGTTTAGCGGTAATTCAGAACGAGTTACTATTCCTCTAAAACTAGAGAACTGCAAGGATAACGATATCCCACTTTTGCTAAGAGATAAAAAACGAGTTGACTATTCCAATCAAGTGGAACTTGCTGAATTTATGAAATTTTTGAAAAGCTAA
- a CDS encoding 1-acyl-sn-glycerol-3-phosphate acyltransferase: MPKTIQSIQPPLKFIPQRFNPFVVQITRWLIPILLKFRTRPWLPAGIVKVEAENAEVLAQLYQQFQAGKIRLLLAFRHPEVDDPLCMFYFLSRILPKVAREQGIPLKYPVHSHFVYDRGMTIWAGNLLAEFFSRLGGFPIRRGKRIDRIAIQTVRELFVNGKMPIAIAPEGGTNGHSGIVSPLEPGVAQMGFWCVEDLVKANRDETVFIVPIAIQYSYVAPPWKKLDWLLSQLEIESGLPVQSVPEIDGQQEIYYQRLCRLAEYLIGEMEEFYRRFYHQNLPDISHQPIIDRLHRLLDTGLLVAEQYFGLQSVGNFIDRCRRLEEAGWSYIYREDVSDIQALSPLKRGLADWIAQEADLRMRHMRLVESFVAVTENYLLKPPQVEHFAETALIIFDMVSRIGGKSPVRPRLGWRQAKITVGDPISVTERWVSSSVHRLMARQGVSDLTQDLQTALERLIKS; the protein is encoded by the coding sequence TTGCCGAAAACGATTCAATCGATTCAACCACCGCTGAAATTTATTCCCCAACGGTTTAATCCCTTCGTCGTCCAGATAACCCGGTGGTTGATTCCGATATTGCTGAAATTCCGGACTCGTCCGTGGTTACCTGCGGGTATCGTTAAGGTTGAAGCCGAAAATGCCGAGGTATTAGCTCAACTTTATCAACAATTCCAAGCTGGGAAAATTCGCCTTTTACTCGCATTTCGTCACCCAGAGGTGGATGATCCTCTGTGTATGTTCTATTTCCTCTCGCGAATTCTCCCAAAAGTCGCCCGTGAGCAAGGTATCCCACTAAAATACCCGGTTCACAGTCACTTTGTTTATGACCGGGGTATGACTATCTGGGCGGGTAACTTATTGGCTGAGTTTTTCTCTCGCTTAGGCGGTTTTCCGATTCGTCGCGGTAAGCGAATAGATCGAATTGCGATCCAAACGGTACGCGAATTGTTTGTTAATGGCAAAATGCCAATAGCGATCGCACCGGAAGGTGGTACTAATGGACATAGTGGGATTGTTAGTCCCTTGGAACCTGGTGTGGCGCAAATGGGTTTCTGGTGTGTGGAAGATTTGGTAAAAGCTAATCGTGACGAAACTGTTTTTATTGTCCCGATTGCTATTCAATATAGTTATGTTGCGCCTCCTTGGAAAAAACTCGATTGGCTGTTGAGTCAACTAGAAATTGAAAGCGGTTTACCAGTGCAATCAGTTCCAGAGATTGATGGACAACAAGAGATTTACTATCAACGCCTCTGTCGCCTAGCTGAATATCTCATAGGTGAAATGGAAGAGTTTTATCGTCGCTTCTATCATCAAAATCTGCCAGATATCTCCCATCAGCCAATAATTGACCGACTCCATCGGTTACTAGATACAGGGCTACTCGTTGCTGAACAATATTTTGGTTTACAGTCTGTGGGAAATTTTATCGATCGCTGTCGTCGTTTGGAAGAAGCCGGTTGGAGTTATATTTACCGGGAAGATGTGTCTGATATCCAGGCTTTATCACCCCTCAAACGCGGACTTGCAGATTGGATAGCCCAGGAAGCTGATTTAAGGATGCGTCATATGCGGCTGGTGGAAAGTTTTGTGGCAGTTACCGAAAATTATCTCCTAAAACCGCCTCAAGTCGAACATTTTGCGGAAACGGCGTTAATTATTTTCGATATGGTTTCTCGGATTGGGGGTAAATCGCCAGTACGTCCCCGCTTGGGTTGGCGTCAGGCGAAAATTACTGTGGGTGATCCAATTTCGGTGACTGAACGTTGGGTAAGTTCTTCAGTCCATCGCCTCATGGCTCGGCAAGGGGTGAGTGATTTGACTCAGGATTTACAAACTGCTTTGGAGCGGTTAATTAAGAGTTAG
- a CDS encoding carbohydrate-binding protein: protein MKHKLSRFCLHTAIALLLTLSGISHLYIPLVEPLKAAVAISTSSIPSSALAPWPVFKRIDALSSSSRVGLNTVWGDYWERSENPVSIGYTEQSQELSNTANGNYAVYNNLDLGSGVEALMLRIALPSGKNSVEVRLGSVNGSVVGNCTIDSTGSGSTYHTVPCPLNSKLAKGKQNLVIRFTGTKSTMRFNWFAFWAKDTVQKIDEIQKIQSDRVNKGAPVIPISGTPIRTQNLLPASSDILAKSYGLWSPGKTWECPKWMHDTYWTKAEDGKVYPTWHSPVDFNPQTNQYCTYGHEHGDDPRSSEVFNIAGMPAFGYVNEQLATNNPSNPSVHRHEDHFGHKVLVANNWRMYNANNTSLTKTCDVSLKLHMGTHSPDALANTAHEMFASGKCDGLQPFNLKRFALFGAAGAFKESETSLCGLAVNPGITPSSTNQPTDGVHRAIPTADCYKRGTVAQQTADANTRTTEFWLTGFAGKDFYFNITNPSRFYDPLSSTKINRTVNTCYNSAHPLSKTLLCQETLAAGSKVEWDDPRSPFRGTTQIQTHFSGLAFSNSPNSVIYTDAYGKNPKTSPAPAQGITFKQIVPVQGFEYRVDGHASLFADRDYSALGQNGVRAPN from the coding sequence ATGAAACATAAGTTAAGCAGATTCTGCCTACACACTGCTATCGCGTTACTATTGACCTTATCCGGCATTAGTCATCTATATATTCCTCTTGTTGAACCATTAAAGGCCGCAGTGGCTATCAGCACATCGAGCATTCCGTCGAGCGCACTGGCACCTTGGCCTGTATTTAAACGTATAGATGCTCTGAGTTCTTCGTCTCGAGTTGGTCTAAATACGGTTTGGGGGGATTATTGGGAACGTAGCGAAAATCCTGTTTCTATTGGGTATACTGAGCAGTCCCAAGAGCTGTCTAACACTGCAAATGGTAACTATGCGGTGTACAACAACCTTGACTTAGGTAGTGGGGTAGAGGCACTAATGCTGCGTATCGCTTTGCCTTCTGGGAAAAACAGCGTTGAAGTGCGCTTAGGCTCGGTTAACGGGTCAGTGGTGGGTAACTGTACTATCGACAGCACAGGTTCTGGATCAACCTACCATACGGTTCCGTGTCCCTTGAATAGCAAACTTGCAAAGGGAAAACAAAACCTTGTCATTAGGTTTACAGGGACTAAAAGCACTATGCGCTTTAATTGGTTTGCCTTCTGGGCGAAGGATACGGTGCAAAAAATTGACGAGATACAAAAAATCCAATCTGATCGTGTGAACAAAGGTGCGCCTGTTATTCCGATTTCCGGCACACCGATACGGACACAAAACCTACTGCCAGCCAGTTCCGATATTCTGGCCAAATCCTATGGGCTGTGGTCTCCTGGCAAAACATGGGAATGCCCGAAATGGATGCACGATACTTATTGGACCAAGGCCGAGGATGGCAAAGTGTACCCTACATGGCATTCACCTGTGGATTTCAACCCGCAAACAAATCAGTATTGTACCTATGGTCACGAGCATGGCGATGATCCGCGCAGCTCAGAGGTATTTAATATTGCGGGTATGCCAGCTTTTGGCTATGTAAACGAGCAACTAGCAACTAATAATCCATCTAATCCGTCTGTTCATAGACATGAAGATCACTTTGGGCATAAGGTTCTGGTTGCTAATAACTGGCGTATGTACAATGCGAACAACACCAGTTTGACCAAAACCTGTGATGTGAGCTTAAAACTGCACATGGGTACACATTCGCCGGATGCGCTAGCAAATACAGCCCATGAAATGTTTGCGTCTGGTAAATGCGATGGGCTTCAACCCTTCAACTTAAAACGCTTTGCTTTGTTTGGTGCTGCTGGAGCATTTAAAGAAAGTGAAACTTCTTTGTGTGGTTTAGCGGTAAATCCTGGTATTACTCCCTCCTCTACGAATCAACCGACTGACGGTGTTCATCGCGCTATTCCTACTGCTGACTGTTACAAACGTGGGACAGTGGCTCAACAAACAGCAGATGCAAATACAAGAACCACTGAATTTTGGCTTACTGGCTTTGCTGGAAAAGATTTTTACTTCAATATCACAAATCCTTCCCGTTTTTATGATCCATTGTCCTCCACGAAAATCAATAGGACTGTGAATACTTGTTACAATTCAGCACATCCTTTATCTAAAACTCTACTTTGCCAGGAAACATTAGCTGCTGGTAGTAAAGTAGAGTGGGACGATCCTCGCTCGCCCTTCCGAGGAACAACCCAGATACAAACTCACTTTTCCGGTCTTGCATTTAGCAATTCTCCAAATTCAGTAATCTATACAGATGCTTATGGGAAAAACCCCAAAACATCACCCGCTCCTGCTCAGGGTATTACGTTCAAGCAAATTGTTCCTGTCCAAGGATTTGAATATAGGGTAGATGGACATGCCAGTCTCTTCGCAGATAGAGACTATTCTGCATTGGGACAAAATGGTGTAAGAGCGCCTAACTAA
- a CDS encoding ISL3 family transposase produces the protein MTQLLNLPEVLVESSLQEGQVLILSVGKKAKSASCPHCGQNSRHLHQNQKCLVKDLPMGDFEVILNVNRRRFKCKKCRKTFNEKLDFLGARKRYTYRYAEYIIKQVINSNVSNVARNNGLTNEEVISMLEDVAKNVMPIDVKDLRRLGIDEISLVKGQGKFIVVLVDIDSGKLIGLVKERKQIEIKKTMRMWGEKVLSQIEEVSIDMTGNYKSLIEKICPNALVTVDRFHVTKLVHEELNRARIAENKIASELNAPERKKVFESLKGNKFTILKAENKLTEKQKDKLNRIKQASPLIARMHSLKEDFHNLFEDNKNVVTGTLELINWLKKAEPYYQRSVQTIKRWFGEIVGYFERRTTSGVVEGINNKLKLIKRSGFGFRNFRNFEIRALLSWHYLINLAR, from the coding sequence ATGACTCAACTCCTAAATTTGCCTGAAGTATTAGTAGAATCAAGCCTACAAGAGGGTCAAGTCCTAATTCTATCAGTAGGTAAAAAAGCGAAAAGTGCATCGTGCCCACACTGTGGTCAAAACTCAAGACATTTACATCAAAATCAAAAATGTTTAGTGAAAGATTTACCGATGGGGGATTTTGAAGTAATACTGAATGTCAATAGACGAAGATTCAAGTGTAAAAAATGCCGAAAAACATTTAATGAAAAGCTAGATTTTCTAGGAGCAAGAAAGAGGTATACATACCGATATGCGGAATATATTATCAAACAAGTGATTAATAGTAATGTAAGTAATGTGGCAAGAAATAATGGACTAACTAATGAAGAAGTCATATCAATGCTTGAAGATGTAGCTAAAAATGTGATGCCAATAGATGTCAAAGATTTAAGAAGATTAGGAATAGATGAAATTAGTTTGGTCAAAGGACAAGGAAAATTTATTGTCGTGCTAGTAGATATAGATTCAGGTAAATTGATAGGTTTAGTAAAAGAAAGAAAACAAATTGAAATCAAAAAAACCATGAGAATGTGGGGAGAAAAAGTTTTGTCACAAATAGAAGAAGTAAGTATTGATATGACAGGCAATTATAAATCTTTAATTGAGAAGATTTGTCCAAACGCCCTTGTAACGGTAGATAGGTTCCATGTTACTAAATTAGTACATGAAGAATTAAATCGAGCTAGGATAGCAGAAAATAAAATAGCATCTGAGTTAAATGCCCCGGAAAGAAAAAAAGTATTTGAAAGTTTAAAAGGAAATAAATTTACAATTCTAAAAGCCGAGAATAAGCTCACCGAAAAGCAAAAAGATAAATTAAATAGAATTAAACAAGCTTCTCCTTTAATAGCTAGAATGCATTCATTAAAAGAAGATTTTCACAATTTATTTGAAGACAATAAAAATGTGGTAACGGGAACGCTAGAATTAATCAATTGGTTAAAAAAAGCTGAACCATATTATCAAAGAAGTGTGCAGACAATTAAACGGTGGTTTGGAGAAATAGTCGGATATTTTGAACGAAGGACTACCAGTGGAGTAGTAGAAGGAATAAATAATAAACTGAAGTTAATAAAGCGAAGTGGATTTGGATTTAGAAACTTTCGTAATTTTGAGATTAGAGCTTTACTTTCTTGGCATTATCTTATCAATTTAGCACGCTAA
- a CDS encoding Ig-like domain-containing protein has protein sequence MSIAGDIETNSITDSLAVTSFALSAVDAEDTAVTFPVKIFTIIIGGEPTTVADFTSLATETGGKTFNAADAGEIVSVILDAINEVTQTPIAVGDIINTDNTTILTIDVLANDSDPNGDPLTITKIQNQDITPGNQISLTSGALVTLNSDGTVSYNPNGQFDSLTVGQTAADTFTYTISDGNGGTDTATVSIEITPNLAPTDLSLATNNIPENQAIGTTVGDFTTTDPNISNTFTYSLVAGIGDTDNSLFTGV, from the coding sequence ATGTCCATTGCAGGGGACATAGAAACTAATAGTATTACAGACAGTCTCGCTGTCACAAGTTTTGCCTTATCAGCCGTGGATGCTGAGGATACTGCGGTAACATTTCCAGTTAAAATCTTCACTATCATCATCGGTGGCGAGCCGACGACGGTTGCTGACTTCACCAGCCTCGCTACTGAAACTGGCGGTAAGACTTTTAATGCTGCAGATGCAGGAGAAATTGTCTCTGTAATCTTAGATGCTATTAATGAAGTAACACAGACACCGATTGCGGTGGGAGATATTATCAACACTGATAATACAACAATACTTACCATTGACGTACTCGCTAATGATAGCGACCCCAACGGAGACCCTCTAACGATCACGAAAATCCAGAATCAAGATATAACACCAGGGAACCAGATTAGTTTAACTTCCGGTGCCCTGGTTACTTTGAATTCTGATGGTACTGTTTCCTACAATCCCAATGGTCAATTTGATTCCTTAACTGTAGGTCAAACAGCTGCTGATACTTTCACTTATACCATTAGTGACGGCAATGGAGGAACTGATACAGCCACAGTTAGCATCGAGATTACACCTAACTTAGCTCCTACAGATCTTTCTCTCGCTACCAACAACATTCCCGAAAATCAAGCCATTGGAACAACTGTAGGTGATTTCACCACCACAGACCCCAATATCAGTAACACTTTCACCTACAGTCTAGTTGCAGGAATAGGTGACACAGATAACAGCTTATTTACTGGAGTTTAG
- a CDS encoding NF041680 family putative transposase, with translation MNTVPMKAEAEITNYHYSPANMKRARLEEFRQLAYKHLGRAKDATFELTDAILLTRNVYSLADLSLSPVFRRKWSSIYEALQDSRPQRQKLMQLYIKQMPVEGRPLLAGDHTNWSRPDAVTLQERTYEHSGTSIAGNKPITIGQGYSTIAWIPEDSGSWALPLRHERITSGESPISKAIWQLKQVCKYLPTRAISVWDSEYGCAPFVLKTASIPADILVRLRSNLCLWGEPEAYSGKGRPKKHGSKFKLNESTTWSDAESVLELDDPKLQRVRVSLWKNLHFRKAAARPMLLIRVERLDAQGNERVSKPLWLAWVGEEMPPLEEVWCLYLRRFTVDHWYRFLKQRLHWTAPKLSTPKQCERWSDLMPLMTWELWLARDIVTDNPLPWQKSLDNLTPGRVAQAMGGVFAVIGTPALPPKPRGKSPGWEAGKKRHRKNRCPIVKKP, from the coding sequence TTGAACACAGTCCCCATGAAGGCAGAAGCTGAGATAACGAACTACCATTACTCACCTGCCAATATGAAACGTGCCAGACTTGAAGAGTTTCGTCAATTAGCTTACAAACATTTAGGTAGAGCCAAAGACGCGACATTTGAATTAACAGATGCCATATTGCTGACCCGGAATGTTTACTCCTTAGCCGACTTATCTTTATCACCAGTATTTAGACGCAAGTGGTCAAGTATCTATGAGGCGCTACAAGATAGCCGACCGCAGCGACAGAAATTAATGCAGTTATACATCAAACAAATGCCAGTAGAGGGGCGTCCACTTTTGGCTGGAGATCATACTAACTGGTCGCGTCCGGATGCCGTAACACTGCAAGAGAGAACTTATGAGCATAGTGGCACATCCATAGCAGGAAATAAACCGATTACCATTGGTCAAGGATACAGTACAATTGCTTGGATACCAGAGGATTCCGGTAGTTGGGCATTACCTTTGAGACATGAACGGATCACAAGTGGGGAAAGTCCAATCTCAAAAGCGATTTGGCAACTAAAACAGGTGTGTAAATATTTACCCACCAGAGCGATTTCAGTTTGGGATAGTGAATATGGGTGTGCGCCTTTTGTCTTAAAAACTGCCAGTATTCCCGCAGATATTTTGGTACGATTGCGCTCAAATCTTTGTTTATGGGGTGAGCCTGAAGCTTATTCGGGTAAGGGACGTCCCAAGAAACACGGGTCTAAATTCAAACTTAATGAATCCACGACATGGAGTGATGCAGAATCTGTTTTAGAATTGGATGATCCGAAACTACAACGAGTAAGGGTTAGCCTCTGGAAGAATTTACATTTTCGTAAAGCGGCAGCGCGTCCGATGTTACTCATTAGGGTTGAACGTCTCGACGCACAAGGCAATGAACGAGTGTCCAAACCTTTGTGGTTAGCTTGGGTTGGAGAAGAAATGCCACCACTAGAGGAAGTTTGGTGTCTTTACTTGCGTCGCTTTACCGTTGACCACTGGTATCGTTTTTTGAAACAACGCTTACATTGGACTGCGCCCAAGTTAAGTACTCCTAAGCAGTGTGAGCGCTGGAGTGACCTAATGCCTCTAATGACTTGGGAATTGTGGTTAGCCCGTGATATCGTGACTGATAATCCTTTACCTTGGCAGAAGTCACTCGATAATTTGACTCCTGGACGAGTCGCTCAAGCTATGGGTGGAGTTTTTGCGGTGATTGGTACTCCAGCCCTTCCACCCAAACCTCGCGGAAAGTCCCCTGGTTGGGAAGCAGGAAAAAAGCGCCACCGTAAAAACCGATGCCCGATTGTAAAAAAACCGTAA